From Camelus dromedarius isolate mCamDro1 chromosome 12, mCamDro1.pat, whole genome shotgun sequence, the proteins below share one genomic window:
- the LOC116152083 gene encoding cytochrome c oxidase subunit 8A, mitochondrial yields the protein MSILTPLLLRGLTGSARRLPVPRAQVHSRPAREQLRTMDIAIGLTSCFLCFLLPSGWVLSHMDSYTKRE from the exons ATGTCTATACTGACTCCGCTGCTGCTGAGGGGCCTGACAGGCTCGGCCCGGCGGCTCCCGGTGCCGCGTGCCCAGGTCCATTCCAGGCCTGCGCGGGAGCAGCTCAGGACCATG GATATCGCCATTGGGCTCACCTCCTGCTTCCTGTGTTTCCTCCTGCCGTCGGGCTGGGTCCTGTCGCACATGGACAGCTACACGAAGCGGGAGTGA